A DNA window from Fragaria vesca subsp. vesca linkage group LG3, FraVesHawaii_1.0, whole genome shotgun sequence contains the following coding sequences:
- the LOC101309336 gene encoding GDSL esterase/lipase At5g22810-like, whose protein sequence is MGCLWSWFRPCFLLLIPLLHDVVDGQPLVPAMFIFGDSVVDVGNNNDLLTLVKSNFPPYGRDFINHNPTGRFCNGKLASDFTAENLGFTSYQPAYLSGEATGKNLLIGANFASAGSGYYEATAKLFGAISLSQQVQYYKEYQNKVRGIGGKVNATLIISGAIYLVSAGSSDFVQNYYVNPLLNKVYTADQFSDILMQSYGSFIQNLYALGARRIGVTTLPPLGCLPAAITLFGLGDNECVAKLNSDAVSFNNKLNATSQNLQTKLPGLKLVVFDIYQPLYDLVMKPEDSGFAETRRGCCGSGLLETSILCNAKSIGTCANASQYVFWDGFHPSEAANRILADDLLISGISLIF, encoded by the exons ATGGGTTGTTTGTGGTCTTGGTTTCGTCCCTGCTTTCTTCTTCTAATTCCACTGCTCCATGATGTGGTTGACGGCCAGCCTTTGGTTCCTGCAATGTTCATTTTTGGAGACTCAGTTGTGGATGTTGGTAATAACAACGACCTCCTCACCTTAGTCAAATCCAATTTCCCTCCTTACGGACGAGACTTTATCAATCATAATCCAACCGGCAGGTTCTGCAATGGAAAGCTTGCTTCAGACTTCACTG CTGAAAACCTCGGCTTTACTTCTTACCAACCAGCCTATCTTAGCGGAGAAGCCACCGGAAAAAACCTCTTGATTGGTGCCAACTTTGCTTCAGCTGGTTCTGGCTATTATGAAGCTACAGCAAAGTTATTT GGTGCAATTTCACTGAGCCAGCAGGTACAGTACTACAAGGAATATCAAAATAAGGTGCGAGGAATTGGAGGCAAAGTGAATGCTACATTAATCATATCGGGTGCAATATACCTCGTTAGTGCTGGGAGCAGTGATTTTGTTCAAAACTACTACGTTAATCCTCTTCTTAACAAGGTCTATACGGCAGATCAGTTCTCTGACATTCTCATGCAATCCTATGGAAGCTTCATACAG AATCTATATGCCTTGGGAGCACGGAGAATCGGAGTGACCACCCTGCCGCCACTTGGATGTCTTCCGGCGGCCATCACACTATTCGGATTGGGCGACAACGAGTGCGTGGCTAAGCTTAACAGCGATGCAGTCTCATTTAACAACAAGCTAAACGCCACATCCCAGAATTTGCAAACTAAGCTGCCCGGACTCAAGCTGGTCGTCTTTGACATCTACCAGCCTCTCTACGACCTCGTCATGAAGCCAGAAGACAGTGGATTCGCTGAGACAAGGAGGGGTTGTTGTGGATCTGGGTTGCTGGAAACATCAATACTATGCAATGCCAAGTCCATTGGCACATGCGCCAATGCGTCTCAGTATGTGTTTTGGGACGGGTTTCATCCTTCGGAGGCCGCAAACAGGATTTTAGCAGATGATTTGCTGATTAGTGGCATCTCCCTCATCTTCTAA